Proteins encoded by one window of Paenibacillus sp. DCT19:
- a CDS encoding CAP domain-containing protein translates to MKKNLIKTVVAGSLTAVLAVGVMLPASASAANPSTYKQSYKITDVGSLQTFLEKWLKDNGFTVTNGQVVKEPEAQPTTPTAPAKPAQPVKEDKPATTPAKDPSNTGNTGNTNNTGNAGNTNNTNTDSTKSDFAAQVVKLVNAERAKAGLNALASDALLDKVALAKAKDMSDNKYFAHQSPTYGSPFDMMKQFGVTYSYAGENIAQGQKTPQEVVTAWMNSEGHRANILNKNYTQIGVGYYNGYWAQEFVGK, encoded by the coding sequence TTGAAGAAGAACTTGATCAAAACTGTCGTCGCTGGAAGTTTGACAGCTGTATTGGCTGTAGGGGTTATGCTCCCTGCCTCCGCATCTGCTGCTAACCCATCCACATATAAGCAATCATACAAAATTACAGATGTAGGTAGCTTGCAAACCTTCTTGGAGAAATGGTTGAAAGACAATGGATTCACTGTTACGAATGGCCAAGTGGTTAAAGAGCCTGAAGCTCAGCCGACTACACCTACTGCTCCTGCTAAACCAGCACAACCAGTTAAAGAAGACAAGCCTGCGACTACGCCAGCTAAAGATCCTTCGAATACAGGAAACACAGGTAATACAAACAACACAGGCAATGCAGGTAATACAAACAACACGAACACCGACAGCACTAAGTCCGATTTTGCTGCTCAAGTTGTAAAATTGGTGAATGCTGAACGTGCCAAAGCTGGTCTAAATGCACTGGCTTCCGATGCACTTCTGGATAAAGTTGCTCTTGCGAAAGCTAAAGATATGAGTGACAATAAGTACTTTGCTCACCAATCACCAACGTATGGTTCTCCATTTGACATGATGAAACAGTTTGGCGTAACTTACAGCTACGCTGGGGAGAATATTGCCCAAGGTCAAAAAACACCGCAAGAAGTTGTTACAGCTTGGATGAACAGTGAAGGTCACCGTGCAAACATTCTGAACAAAAACTACACTCAAATCGGTGTTGGATACTACAACGGATACTGGGCTCAAGAGTTCGTAGGTAAATAA
- a CDS encoding GNAT family N-acetyltransferase: protein MSNNAQAPVLMIRECELRDAEAVTGLMREVSYPTTTNVMKERIEGLENNPNACMLVAEVDEQIIGVIGLQCVQSHAYPEPAAQITSLIVGEEHRGGGIGRRLMARAEAWGKQKGGKQLFVTGGNREATSPTYSFYEHIGFNKKGYRFSKVLL from the coding sequence ATGTCCAATAATGCCCAGGCCCCTGTACTGATGATCCGAGAGTGTGAACTGCGAGATGCAGAAGCGGTAACAGGATTGATGCGAGAGGTCAGCTATCCAACAACAACAAATGTTATGAAAGAGCGTATCGAAGGGTTGGAGAACAATCCGAATGCTTGCATGCTTGTTGCTGAAGTGGATGAACAAATTATTGGTGTGATTGGCTTGCAATGTGTGCAAAGTCATGCCTATCCAGAACCAGCAGCACAGATTACTTCTTTAATTGTGGGAGAAGAACATCGTGGAGGCGGAATTGGTCGTCGTTTGATGGCTCGTGCAGAGGCTTGGGGCAAACAGAAAGGCGGCAAACAGCTGTTTGTTACCGGAGGTAATCGCGAAGCTACTTCACCAACATATTCTTTCTACGAGCATATTGGCTTCAATAAAAAAGGATATCGTTTCAGTAAAGTCCTTCTATAG